The following proteins are encoded in a genomic region of Cyclonatronum proteinivorum:
- the rpoC gene encoding DNA-directed RNA polymerase subunit beta' yields the protein MSHTVSDTVSKDFKSIKISLASAETILSRSRGEVLTPETINYRTFKPEMNGLFCEKIFGPVKDWECHCGKYKRIRYKGIICDRCGVEVTRKAVRRERMGHLSLCVPVVHIWYFKSLPNKVAYLLGLSSKNLDKIVYYENFVVINPGMARDLGYKYGDMITEEEYFDIMRQLPEEHSELDDDDSDKFSAKMGAEAVEAMLANIDLEKDIYKYREQAKNETSMLRKKKTLKRLQVLEAFRAANKSISNRPEWMVMRVIPVIPPELRPLVPLEGGRFATSDLNDLYRRVIIRNNRLKRLIDIKAPDVILRNEKRMLQEAVDSLFDNSRKTNAVRNNNRPLKSLSDMLKGKGGRFRQNLLGKRVDYSGRSVIVVGPELKMHQCGLPKEMAIELYKPFVIRRLIERGYVKTVKSAKKMVDRRDEVIWDVLENVIKGHPVLLNRAPTLHRLGIQAFQPILIEHKAIQLHPLACTAFNADFDGDQMAVHLPLSNDAILEASVLMLGAHNILNPASGGPITVPSQDMILGLYYMTKVGPSSETDEKTFASPDEVVVAFDQDKLNLHNRIKVRLRAGIDGVEENEVIATTAGRVLFNEIIPNEIGFKNLTFGKKELRILIGEVFNAVGTARTAQFLDDMKYLGFENATRGGLSFSLEDIVIPETKAELIEKAQHEVRMIQDRYDNGFITDNERYNQVIDKWTSTTNRVSETLFNALANDKQGFNSVFMMADSGARGSKEQIRQLGGMRGLMAKPQKSSLESSGSEVIETPILSSFKEGLTVLEYFISTHGARKGLADTALKTADAGYLTRRLVDVSQDVVVTEHDCGTLRGIRISALKDNEDIVESLEDRIVGRTSMHDIYDPLTDELLVRSNQLITEHIARQIAQTSIEEVEIRSVLTCESSRGVCSMCYGRDLTRGKLVQTGEAVGVIAAQSIGEPGTQLTLRTFHVGGTAARLEAESQHKAKFNGKVEFDNLRVVDYNDGEEEVSVVLSRGSEIKIVDETGKVLNTHTVPYGSEMLVEDGDMVMKGQPLCKWDPYNARIYSEMNGTVTFKDIIDDVTATDESDAQTGFKEKVIIDSKDRTLVPTLIINDGTRDKEIPLPVRTHIVVDDGDSVAAGQVIAKIPRKAAKSKDITAGLPRVTELFEARPPSDPATVSEIDGIVKFGNRKRGSQEIIVTSKDGVDQRTYLIPLSKHILVQENDFVTAGQPMSEGAILPQDILNILGPFAVQSYIVNEIQEVYRLQGVKINDKHIEIIVRTMMQKVEITEPGDTMYLEGDKVDRFEVARTNDSLIGKFVVTDAGGSDLTLGTLLTRREVREINSQLIKEDKPEMEVREAESAISRPILLGITRAALSTDSWLSAASFQETTKVLTSAAVEGKSDYLLGLKENVVVGHRVPAGTGMRTYQNLIVGPMQTHTESSEAEERSKSIADILRSEN from the coding sequence TTGTCACATACTGTAAGCGACACCGTTTCCAAAGATTTCAAGTCAATTAAAATTTCCCTGGCGTCGGCAGAAACTATTCTGTCCCGATCCAGAGGAGAAGTACTTACACCTGAAACCATTAATTATCGTACGTTCAAGCCGGAAATGAATGGCTTGTTCTGTGAGAAAATTTTTGGCCCGGTCAAAGACTGGGAGTGCCACTGCGGTAAATACAAGCGCATTCGGTACAAGGGTATTATATGCGACCGCTGCGGGGTTGAAGTAACCCGTAAAGCAGTGCGCCGTGAGCGTATGGGGCACCTGAGTTTGTGTGTACCCGTAGTTCATATCTGGTACTTCAAGTCACTGCCTAACAAAGTAGCTTATCTGTTGGGCCTTTCATCCAAAAACCTGGATAAAATTGTTTATTACGAAAATTTCGTAGTAATCAATCCGGGCATGGCGCGTGATCTTGGTTACAAGTATGGCGACATGATTACCGAAGAAGAGTACTTCGATATCATGCGTCAGCTTCCCGAAGAGCACAGCGAACTTGATGATGACGATTCAGATAAGTTCAGTGCCAAGATGGGGGCAGAAGCTGTTGAAGCTATGCTGGCCAACATCGATCTGGAAAAGGATATTTACAAATACCGCGAGCAGGCGAAAAATGAAACGTCAATGCTCCGGAAAAAGAAAACGCTGAAGCGCCTTCAGGTGCTTGAGGCTTTCAGAGCGGCGAATAAATCTATTTCCAACCGTCCGGAGTGGATGGTGATGCGGGTTATCCCCGTTATCCCGCCCGAACTTCGTCCGCTTGTTCCGCTTGAAGGGGGTCGCTTTGCAACATCCGACCTGAACGACCTGTACCGCAGGGTCATCATTCGTAACAATCGTCTGAAGCGTCTCATTGACATCAAAGCGCCGGATGTAATTCTGCGCAATGAAAAACGCATGCTTCAGGAAGCTGTTGACTCTCTCTTTGATAATTCACGCAAGACGAATGCGGTCCGTAATAACAACCGGCCCCTGAAGTCGCTCAGCGATATGCTCAAAGGTAAAGGCGGTCGTTTCCGTCAGAACCTTCTGGGCAAGCGTGTTGACTATTCCGGTCGTTCGGTGATTGTGGTGGGTCCGGAACTGAAAATGCATCAGTGCGGTCTGCCGAAAGAAATGGCCATTGAGCTTTATAAGCCGTTTGTAATCCGACGCCTGATTGAGCGCGGATACGTTAAAACGGTGAAGAGCGCCAAAAAAATGGTTGACCGTCGGGACGAGGTTATCTGGGATGTTCTTGAAAATGTGATTAAAGGACACCCCGTATTGCTCAACCGTGCACCGACCCTGCACCGTCTTGGTATTCAGGCATTTCAGCCGATACTGATTGAGCACAAAGCCATTCAGCTCCATCCCCTTGCCTGTACCGCGTTCAACGCTGACTTCGACGGCGATCAGATGGCTGTTCACCTTCCGCTGAGCAATGACGCTATTCTTGAAGCGTCTGTACTCATGCTGGGTGCGCACAACATTCTGAACCCTGCAAGTGGCGGACCTATCACCGTACCATCTCAGGATATGATTTTGGGTCTGTACTACATGACAAAAGTAGGCCCAAGCTCAGAAACCGATGAGAAAACATTTGCTTCACCTGATGAAGTCGTCGTGGCTTTTGATCAGGATAAGCTGAATCTTCATAACCGCATCAAGGTCAGATTACGTGCCGGTATAGACGGTGTTGAAGAAAATGAAGTAATTGCGACAACCGCTGGCCGGGTACTCTTTAATGAAATCATCCCGAATGAGATTGGTTTCAAAAACCTGACGTTCGGCAAAAAAGAGCTCCGCATTCTTATCGGTGAGGTGTTCAACGCTGTAGGTACGGCAAGAACCGCACAATTCCTGGACGACATGAAGTATCTCGGGTTCGAAAATGCAACCCGTGGTGGTCTTTCCTTCAGTCTCGAAGATATTGTAATCCCTGAAACCAAGGCTGAACTTATCGAAAAGGCACAGCATGAAGTGCGTATGATTCAGGATCGCTATGATAACGGTTTCATTACCGACAATGAGCGTTACAATCAGGTTATCGATAAGTGGACAAGCACAACGAACCGCGTATCGGAAACGCTGTTCAATGCGCTGGCAAATGATAAGCAGGGTTTCAACTCTGTATTCATGATGGCTGACTCCGGCGCACGTGGTTCGAAAGAACAAATCAGGCAGCTTGGTGGTATGCGTGGTCTGATGGCGAAGCCGCAAAAGAGTTCACTCGAGTCATCTGGAAGCGAAGTTATTGAAACGCCTATTCTTTCTTCCTTTAAGGAAGGTCTCACGGTTCTCGAATACTTTATTTCCACACACGGTGCCCGTAAGGGTCTTGCAGATACGGCGCTTAAAACAGCTGACGCCGGATATCTTACCCGCCGTCTTGTGGATGTATCGCAGGATGTTGTCGTAACCGAGCACGATTGTGGTACCCTTCGCGGCATCCGGATTTCCGCCCTTAAGGATAACGAGGACATTGTTGAAAGCCTTGAAGACCGTATCGTTGGCCGGACTTCAATGCATGATATCTACGATCCTTTGACGGATGAGCTTCTCGTACGCTCTAATCAGCTCATCACCGAGCACATTGCGCGTCAGATTGCGCAAACTTCCATCGAAGAAGTTGAAATCCGTTCGGTGCTTACCTGTGAGTCATCCCGTGGTGTTTGCTCGATGTGCTATGGCCGTGACCTTACACGTGGCAAGCTTGTTCAGACCGGTGAAGCCGTTGGTGTAATTGCTGCGCAGTCAATCGGGGAACCGGGTACACAGCTTACGCTGCGTACGTTCCACGTTGGTGGTACTGCCGCGCGTCTTGAAGCGGAATCGCAGCACAAAGCTAAATTTAACGGTAAAGTTGAGTTTGATAACCTTCGCGTGGTTGATTACAACGACGGCGAAGAAGAAGTCAGCGTTGTACTGAGCCGTGGTAGCGAAATCAAAATCGTTGATGAAACCGGAAAAGTGCTCAACACGCATACGGTTCCCTACGGTTCTGAAATGCTTGTCGAAGATGGCGATATGGTCATGAAAGGACAACCGCTTTGTAAGTGGGACCCGTACAATGCCCGTATTTATTCCGAAATGAACGGAACCGTTACGTTCAAAGATATTATCGATGATGTAACGGCGACGGATGAAAGTGATGCCCAAACCGGATTTAAGGAAAAGGTAATCATCGACAGTAAAGACCGTACGCTGGTACCGACCCTTATCATCAACGACGGAACCCGTGATAAAGAAATTCCGCTGCCGGTACGTACCCACATTGTTGTCGATGACGGTGACAGTGTTGCAGCGGGGCAGGTTATCGCGAAAATTCCGCGTAAGGCGGCTAAGTCGAAGGATATCACGGCAGGTCTGCCACGGGTTACCGAGCTGTTTGAAGCCCGTCCGCCAAGCGATCCCGCTACCGTATCTGAGATTGACGGTATCGTTAAGTTTGGAAACCGGAAACGGGGTTCGCAGGAAATCATCGTAACAAGTAAAGACGGTGTGGATCAGCGCACGTATCTGATTCCGCTCTCCAAGCACATTCTTGTTCAGGAAAACGATTTCGTGACAGCCGGACAGCCGATGTCAGAAGGCGCAATTCTGCCACAGGATATTCTGAATATTCTCGGGCCGTTTGCTGTACAGTCGTACATTGTAAACGAGATTCAGGAAGTTTACCGCCTGCAGGGTGTTAAAATCAATGATAAGCACATCGAGATCATTGTACGCACGATGATGCAGAAAGTGGAGATTACCGAACCCGGTGATACCATGTATCTCGAGGGCGACAAAGTGGACCGCTTCGAAGTTGCACGCACCAACGACAGCCTGATCGGTAAGTTCGTGGTTACGGATGCCGGCGGTTCTGATCTGACGTTGGGTACGCTGCTCACCCGCCGCGAAGTGCGTGAGATTAACTCACAGCTTATCAAAGAGGATAAACCAGAGATGGAAGTTCGCGAGGCTGAATCAGCGATTTCGCGTCCGATACTGCTCGGTATTACCCGCGCGGCGCTTTCAACTGACAGCTGGCTCTCAGCGGCATCTTTCCAGGAAACGACGAAAGTGCTAACGTCTGCAGCAGTTGAAGGAAAATCAGATTATCTGCTTGGCCTTAAAGAAAATGTTGTGGTCGGACACCGCGTACCAGCTGGTACAGGTATGCGTACCTATCAAAACCTTATTGTGGGTCCTATGCAAACGCATACGGAATCAAGTGAGGCTGAAGAGAGAAGCAAGTCAATCGCTGATATTCTTCGCTCCGAAAACTAA
- a CDS encoding response regulator: MLENELQGLYNELFEYRKEMACKFDAETKLIVVNEAYAKAMNTTADELIGRKFLDLIPPQEHDKVLSHLRALTEKSPERTYEHKVVLKDGAEKWQQWYDRAVFDDNGELQYFISLGRDITKRKMLELEIEDRNRFQSILADLAIRLINLPVKEFDNAIDDVLSIVGIYTEMEYAFVLFNDPKGGSFKRYYWTEHKNAGIRLQKMKEVFQSLEKISVQFEKETIYEDDILENSASNPLKTELSKLGVRSVITTPLHQEKRVSGFVCFFTQERVRVFSDMEVRLLKILAELISNVETRRSYENKLIEAWNQAESANEAKTQFLANMSHEIRTPLNGMLGMAGLLQATKLDERQQKYANVISSSGESLRYIINDLLDLNKLRGEKLSLDRSVFRLDDVISEVSELLKIEADKKNLAYDVEIHEEKPGLVLKGAKLRFKQVLTNLVSNAIKFTSKGGVRIECTATAVSKNAAEYKVLCRVTDTGIGIKKEDFGKLFKPFSQIDPSTSRSYGGTGLGLHISKTIVDQLGGEIRIESVPGIRTTASFYVFFKEVSRKVAEKVHGMLPEESKKKFDVLLVAFPSETVRLLQRDLELLQLSSYTVTEITQAKSLLDELTAENAPGTVMIDYSSVGYKAISFTDELKNDLRHLDRKVVLVANEQDEPDKSWIEEHDIHMILTRPVKIGDLIQTFFDEKQTHIPLTVSAGDSSFTKPEKKESTRKKHAVNVLIAEDNPVNQELISVIMHDIDTPFDIVNNGREAVEAVKLQNYDLVLMDCQMPEMDGFEATRTIRKLEDPKKRAIPIIAVTAHVVAGYQQKCQQAGMNGYISKPYSITDLRAAIFGEDPRDVVLQENSFRALQIINYPRYKQRFGHDTDLCSRILMRFTEETAFQMEELDKLWSERSYQKLFDLVHSIKGASANIDAERMYSAARKLSAAIERRQTEFIPKKIDRLKNEFVRLQKQLHKTNYSVAE, translated from the coding sequence ATGTTAGAAAATGAGCTTCAGGGGTTATATAACGAGTTATTTGAGTACCGCAAGGAAATGGCCTGTAAGTTTGATGCAGAAACAAAGCTCATTGTTGTAAATGAGGCCTATGCAAAAGCTATGAATACGACAGCCGATGAGCTGATAGGCCGGAAGTTTCTCGATTTAATCCCCCCCCAGGAACATGATAAGGTTCTTTCTCACCTGAGAGCACTTACTGAGAAATCACCTGAAAGAACCTATGAGCACAAAGTAGTTTTAAAAGACGGTGCAGAAAAGTGGCAGCAGTGGTATGACAGAGCTGTTTTTGATGATAATGGGGAGCTGCAGTACTTCATCTCATTGGGACGCGATATTACGAAGAGAAAAATGCTGGAGCTCGAAATTGAGGATCGCAACAGGTTCCAGTCTATCCTGGCGGATTTAGCCATCCGGCTCATTAACCTTCCTGTTAAAGAGTTCGACAACGCGATAGATGATGTGCTTTCCATCGTGGGAATTTATACGGAGATGGAATACGCTTTTGTGCTTTTCAATGATCCTAAGGGAGGCAGCTTCAAACGCTACTACTGGACCGAGCATAAAAATGCAGGTATTCGACTTCAAAAGATGAAAGAAGTTTTTCAGTCTTTGGAAAAAATAAGCGTGCAGTTTGAAAAAGAGACTATTTATGAGGATGATATTCTGGAAAACAGTGCTTCTAATCCTTTAAAAACGGAACTCAGTAAACTTGGTGTCAGGTCTGTAATCACCACACCTTTACATCAGGAAAAAAGAGTTTCCGGTTTTGTGTGTTTCTTTACGCAGGAGAGGGTTCGTGTTTTCTCTGACATGGAAGTTCGTTTGCTCAAAATTCTGGCTGAACTCATTTCAAATGTTGAGACAAGACGCAGTTACGAAAATAAGCTTATAGAAGCATGGAATCAGGCTGAATCTGCAAATGAGGCCAAAACACAGTTTTTGGCAAATATGAGTCACGAAATCCGGACACCACTCAACGGTATGCTGGGTATGGCCGGGCTCCTTCAGGCTACCAAACTGGATGAAAGACAGCAAAAATATGCTAATGTTATTAGTTCAAGCGGTGAGTCATTACGCTACATCATAAATGATTTGCTTGACCTGAATAAGTTGAGGGGGGAAAAACTATCCCTGGACCGCTCTGTTTTCCGGCTTGATGATGTGATCAGTGAAGTTTCAGAATTGCTGAAAATAGAAGCTGATAAAAAAAATCTGGCCTATGATGTTGAAATTCATGAAGAGAAACCGGGTCTGGTTCTTAAAGGCGCCAAACTCAGGTTTAAGCAGGTATTGACAAATCTGGTCAGTAACGCCATCAAATTTACGTCAAAAGGTGGTGTTCGTATCGAATGCACGGCAACAGCTGTATCCAAAAATGCAGCAGAATATAAAGTACTGTGCCGGGTAACCGATACCGGGATTGGCATCAAAAAGGAAGACTTCGGTAAACTATTTAAGCCCTTTTCTCAAATTGATCCCAGTACGAGCCGGTCTTATGGTGGTACAGGGTTGGGGTTGCACATTTCAAAAACAATTGTGGATCAGCTGGGTGGGGAGATACGTATTGAAAGCGTTCCGGGAATCCGGACAACAGCGTCGTTTTATGTCTTCTTTAAAGAAGTATCCCGGAAAGTGGCGGAAAAAGTGCATGGTATGCTCCCCGAGGAAAGCAAGAAAAAATTCGATGTACTACTTGTTGCCTTTCCGTCAGAGACGGTCCGCCTTTTACAGCGTGATCTTGAATTGTTGCAGCTAAGCAGCTACACGGTAACGGAAATCACGCAGGCAAAATCCCTTCTGGATGAACTTACTGCCGAAAACGCCCCCGGAACCGTGATGATTGATTACAGTTCCGTGGGATATAAGGCGATCTCGTTTACAGACGAGCTGAAAAATGACTTGCGTCATCTCGATCGCAAAGTTGTGCTGGTTGCCAATGAACAGGATGAACCCGATAAATCATGGATCGAAGAACATGATATCCACATGATTTTGACAAGGCCTGTAAAAATCGGAGATCTGATCCAGACCTTTTTTGACGAAAAACAAACCCATATCCCCTTAACCGTATCAGCCGGAGACAGTTCTTTCACAAAGCCCGAAAAAAAAGAAAGCACCAGGAAAAAGCATGCTGTAAATGTTTTAATTGCTGAAGACAATCCGGTAAATCAGGAGCTTATTTCCGTTATTATGCATGATATTGATACACCGTTCGATATCGTCAACAACGGTCGGGAAGCGGTTGAGGCTGTGAAGCTGCAAAATTACGACCTTGTTTTGATGGATTGCCAAATGCCGGAAATGGATGGTTTTGAGGCAACCCGTACCATCCGGAAGCTTGAAGATCCCAAAAAGCGGGCCATTCCAATCATCGCAGTTACCGCACATGTAGTAGCAGGTTATCAGCAAAAATGTCAGCAGGCTGGTATGAACGGATATATTTCAAAGCCTTACAGCATCACGGATTTGCGGGCTGCAATTTTTGGAGAAGACCCTCGGGATGTGGTCTTGCAGGAAAATAGCTTTCGGGCTTTGCAAATCATCAACTACCCCCGGTATAAGCAGCGTTTTGGCCATGATACCGATCTCTGTAGCCGGATCCTTATGCGCTTCACGGAAGAAACAGCATTTCAGATGGAGGAATTGGATAAGCTTTGGTCGGAGCGCAGCTATCAGAAGCTGTTTGACCTTGTGCATAGCATTAAAGGAGCATCAGCAAACATTGACGCAGAGCGCATGTACAGCGCTGCCAGGAAGCTTTCAGCAGCTATTGAGCGCAGGCAAACCGAATTTATCCCGAAAAAGATTGACCGGTTAAAGAACGAGTTTGTAAGGCTTCAGAAGCAGCTTCACAAAACAAATTATAGCGTTGCGGAATAA
- the rpoB gene encoding DNA-directed RNA polymerase subunit beta has product MSRETNILPFTNRVTFAKTKKVLDYPDFLDIQIASFHRFTQWNIAPDDREEVGLQRIFNEHFPITNSREQNILEFLYYSIDTPKYNIEECVDRGLTFSVPLKAKLRLSSIDQSDEASETIEQEVFLGELPWMTDRGTFVINGAERVIVSQLHRSPGVFFGMSMHPNGTHLYSARIIPFKGSWIEFTTDIRDVLWAYIDRKKKLPLTTLLRALGFSSDFDILSLFDLSEEVSIKSRKSFGKVIGKRLATDIYQEVVQEIVDDETGEVTEAVTREVKLAREKELEDVDYEILKELDIKSVHVLKISQEDADRSVVINTLRKDTSTDQESALAEVYRQIRTGEMPDIETGKAVIERLFFSDKKYDLGEVGRYRLNKRLKIDESLDIRVLTINDIICIIKELIRLKNMKSVVDDIDHLSNRRVRTVGEQLAQQFGLGLARMARTIRERMNSRDAEQFTPQDLVNARTISSVINTFFGTNQLSQFMDQTNPLAELTHKRRMSALGPGGLTRERAGFEVRDVHYTHYGRLCPIETPEGPNIGLISSLCVHAKVNDFGFIETPYRKVANGVVTEKVEYLAAEQEDETIIAQANATLTDESTFAYEEIFSRFRDSNVGLASPDQVEYMDVAPNQITSVAASMIPFIEHDDANRALMGSNMQRQGVPLLRPEKPIVGTGMEYRAAKDSRAIICAEGNGEVVYVSATEIRIRYDRTEQENYAYFDDGVVSYPLRKFERTNQDTCANQRPIVKVGDTVTNGTPIADGCATNDGELALGRNLLVAFMPWRGYNFEDAIVVSERVVSEDIYTSIHISEFEQQVRDTKRGEEELTSEIPNVSEEATRNLDENGVIRVGAKIKPGDIIVGKITPKGESDPTPEEKLLRAIFGDKAGDVKDASLKTPPGVSGVVIGTKMFSRKKEEQLSRKEEKELVERENQRLAEKVAKLNTEWAARMYRLLKDKTSPGIVDVLGIEILPKGDKYRKQMFDDIAEPLSVKARQSWCTDDEVNRLVAVLFDNYTELRRRYESEAKRNKYQIQVGDELPAGIVKKAKVYVAKKRKLQVGDKMAGRHGNKGVVAKVVPVEDMPFLEDGSPVDIVLNPLGVPSRMNLGQIYETILGWAGRKLGVTFATPIFDGAKYDDVQHWLGEAGLPTDGRTYLYDGRTGERFAQKTTVGIMYIMKLNHLVQDKMHSRSIGPYSLITQQPLGGKAQFGGQRLGEMEVWALYAYGAANILKEMLTVKSDDVKGRSKVYEAIVKGENLPDGNTPESFNVLLKELQGLGLEVTIEQ; this is encoded by the coding sequence TTGAGTAGAGAGACCAACATTCTGCCGTTCACGAACAGAGTCACGTTCGCGAAAACCAAAAAGGTGCTCGATTACCCCGATTTTCTTGATATCCAGATTGCTTCATTCCACAGATTCACACAATGGAATATCGCGCCGGATGACAGAGAAGAAGTAGGCTTGCAGCGAATTTTTAATGAACATTTTCCAATTACCAATTCCAGGGAGCAAAACATCCTGGAGTTCCTTTATTACAGTATTGATACTCCAAAATACAACATAGAGGAATGTGTTGACCGCGGCCTTACTTTTTCCGTCCCGCTAAAAGCCAAGCTCCGCTTATCTTCTATCGATCAGAGCGATGAAGCCTCCGAAACTATCGAACAGGAAGTTTTTCTTGGTGAACTGCCATGGATGACAGATCGCGGGACTTTCGTAATTAATGGTGCTGAGCGCGTCATAGTTAGTCAGTTGCACCGTTCTCCGGGCGTGTTTTTTGGCATGTCCATGCACCCAAACGGCACACACCTTTACTCTGCCAGAATTATCCCTTTCAAAGGTTCATGGATTGAATTTACAACAGATATCCGTGATGTGTTATGGGCATATATTGATCGCAAGAAAAAGCTTCCGCTTACAACATTGCTGCGTGCGCTCGGTTTTTCCAGCGATTTCGATATCCTCAGTCTCTTTGATCTTTCTGAAGAAGTTTCAATCAAATCCCGCAAATCCTTCGGGAAAGTTATTGGAAAGCGACTTGCTACTGATATTTATCAGGAGGTAGTACAGGAAATTGTTGATGATGAAACCGGTGAAGTAACAGAGGCTGTTACGCGGGAAGTTAAGCTTGCACGTGAAAAAGAGCTGGAAGATGTTGACTATGAAATCCTGAAAGAGCTGGATATCAAGTCTGTTCACGTCCTTAAAATTTCCCAGGAAGACGCTGATCGTTCTGTCGTTATCAATACGCTTCGTAAGGATACTTCAACAGATCAGGAAAGCGCGCTTGCAGAAGTATACCGTCAGATCAGAACCGGTGAAATGCCTGATATCGAAACCGGTAAGGCTGTTATTGAGAGACTCTTCTTCAGCGATAAAAAATACGATCTTGGTGAGGTTGGTCGCTACCGCCTGAACAAGCGACTCAAGATTGACGAATCCCTGGATATCCGGGTTCTCACCATCAATGATATCATCTGCATTATCAAAGAACTTATCCGACTCAAGAATATGAAGTCGGTTGTGGATGATATTGATCACCTGAGTAACCGTCGGGTGAGAACGGTAGGTGAGCAGCTTGCACAGCAGTTTGGCCTTGGCCTGGCCCGTATGGCAAGAACCATTCGCGAGCGCATGAATTCCCGCGATGCTGAGCAGTTTACCCCACAGGATCTTGTTAATGCGCGGACCATTTCCAGCGTAATTAACACTTTCTTTGGCACGAATCAGCTTTCGCAGTTTATGGATCAGACCAATCCGCTGGCTGAGCTTACGCACAAGCGCAGGATGTCAGCTCTCGGACCTGGTGGTCTAACGCGTGAGCGTGCAGGCTTTGAGGTTCGTGACGTGCACTATACGCACTACGGCCGGCTCTGCCCGATCGAAACGCCGGAAGGCCCCAATATTGGTCTGATTTCGTCCTTATGCGTGCATGCCAAAGTGAATGATTTCGGTTTCATCGAAACCCCTTACCGCAAAGTTGCTAACGGAGTTGTAACCGAAAAGGTTGAATACCTTGCAGCTGAGCAGGAAGATGAAACAATCATTGCTCAGGCAAACGCTACGCTTACTGATGAATCTACGTTTGCTTACGAAGAAATATTCTCCCGATTCAGAGACAGCAACGTAGGTTTGGCTTCTCCTGATCAGGTTGAATACATGGACGTTGCACCAAATCAGATTACTTCTGTAGCGGCCTCGATGATTCCATTCATTGAGCATGATGATGCAAACCGTGCGCTCATGGGATCCAACATGCAGCGTCAGGGTGTACCTTTGCTGCGCCCTGAGAAGCCCATCGTGGGAACCGGCATGGAATATCGTGCAGCCAAAGACTCCCGCGCCATCATTTGTGCGGAAGGCAATGGCGAAGTTGTCTATGTTTCAGCAACTGAAATCAGAATACGGTACGACCGCACTGAACAGGAAAACTATGCCTATTTCGATGATGGCGTTGTTTCCTACCCCCTGCGTAAGTTTGAGCGCACCAATCAGGATACCTGTGCCAATCAGCGTCCTATCGTGAAAGTCGGGGACACCGTAACCAACGGAACCCCGATTGCTGATGGTTGCGCAACCAACGACGGTGAGCTTGCGCTTGGCCGTAACCTCCTCGTGGCATTTATGCCGTGGCGCGGCTACAACTTTGAAGATGCTATTGTTGTAAGCGAGCGCGTCGTTTCCGAAGATATTTACACATCTATCCACATTTCAGAATTCGAGCAGCAGGTACGTGATACCAAGCGCGGTGAGGAAGAGCTCACAAGTGAAATTCCGAATGTGAGTGAAGAAGCAACCCGTAACCTGGATGAAAATGGCGTAATCCGGGTTGGTGCCAAAATTAAGCCGGGCGACATTATTGTAGGTAAAATTACCCCTAAAGGTGAAAGTGACCCAACACCGGAAGAAAAGCTACTCCGCGCCATTTTCGGCGACAAAGCCGGTGATGTTAAGGATGCTTCACTCAAAACGCCTCCGGGTGTTTCCGGGGTAGTGATTGGTACCAAAATGTTCAGCCGTAAAAAAGAAGAGCAGCTTTCACGCAAAGAAGAAAAAGAACTTGTTGAGCGTGAAAATCAGCGTTTGGCTGAAAAAGTAGCTAAACTCAACACCGAGTGGGCTGCCCGCATGTACCGCTTACTGAAGGACAAAACTTCACCGGGTATCGTTGATGTACTTGGAATCGAGATTCTGCCAAAAGGTGATAAATACCGCAAGCAGATGTTCGATGACATTGCCGAGCCACTTTCTGTGAAAGCCAGACAATCCTGGTGTACGGATGATGAAGTAAACCGTCTCGTTGCCGTATTATTCGACAACTACACCGAGTTACGCCGTCGCTACGAGTCTGAAGCCAAGCGGAACAAGTATCAGATTCAGGTAGGTGATGAACTGCCCGCTGGTATTGTCAAAAAAGCCAAGGTTTACGTTGCGAAAAAACGCAAGCTTCAGGTTGGTGACAAAATGGCCGGACGACACGGAAATAAAGGTGTTGTTGCGAAAGTGGTGCCTGTGGAAGATATGCCGTTCCTCGAAGACGGATCTCCGGTCGATATTGTACTGAATCCGCTGGGCGTACCTTCAAGGATGAATCTCGGTCAGATTTACGAAACCATTCTTGGCTGGGCCGGCAGAAAGCTGGGTGTTACATTTGCAACGCCTATTTTTGATGGCGCCAAATATGATGACGTTCAGCATTGGCTGGGTGAAGCCGGCTTGCCAACTGACGGCCGTACCTATCTTTATGACGGCCGTACAGGAGAGCGTTTCGCCCAAAAAACAACGGTCGGAATCATGTACATCATGAAACTGAATCACCTTGTTCAGGACAAAATGCACTCCCGCTCTATCGGGCCCTACTCCCTTATTACGCAGCAGCCACTTGGTGGTAAAGCTCAGTTTGGCGGTCAGCGACTTGGAGAGATGGAAGTTTGGGCGCTGTATGCTTATGGCGCAGCCAACATCCTGAAGGAAATGCTTACGGTCAAGAGCGACGACGTAAAAGGCCGCTCTAAAGTATACGAGGCGATTGTTAAGGGTGAAAACCTGCCTGATGGCAACACACCGGAATCATTCAATGTGTTGCTCAAAGAGCTGCAGGGGCTGGGGCTCGAGGTTACCATTGAGCAATAA